From the genome of Acidihalobacter aeolianus:
CGGTGGTAGTCAATTATCAGGAAAAGAAAGGAAAGGGCGGGAAATCGGTAGCAGCACCACTTTCGCCTCAGGAAATGACCAACATCACTAACTTGGTAAAGGAGGCGGTGGGGTTCAACGCGGCACGGGGCGATACGGTCAACGTGATCAACGCACCCTTCATGGCCACGCCGACCACGCCGCTACCCACCGGCCCTTCATTCTGGCAGCAGGCTTGGTTCTGGGATCTCCTCAAACAGGTGGCCGGTGGCCTGGCCGTTCTATTCCTGATCTTCGGCGTGTTGCGTCCGGTACTGCGCAGTCTTAGTCATATGCCAGAGTCACCCGCAGGCGGTGCGAGGGCGCACGGCGAAGGTGGCGGCGAAGGGGGCGAGGGCGGCATCGGCGAGGATAGCTTGACGCTCTCGGGTGAAGGTGGCGGCATGAGTGCCTCGGGTGCTTATGACCAGCAATTGGCCGCAGCGCGTTCTCTGGCGCAGTCTGACCCTAAGCGGGTAGCCCAGGTCGTCAAGGGTTGGTTGGGTGATGAGTAGCGCAGCATCCGTCAGCGGCGCCCAGCGTGCGGCGATTCTGCTGATGACTTTGGGAGAGGCCCAGGCAGCGGAAATTCTCAAGCACATGGGGCCGCGCGAAGTACAGAAAATCGGTAGCGCGATGGCCGAATTGACCGGTATTTCGCGCTCCACGGTAAGTGACGTGCTACACCATTTTATCGAGATCGTCGGCGACCAGACGGCTTTGGGAATCGGTAACGACGACTATATCCGCAATGTCCTCGTACAAGCGCTGGGTGAAGATAAAGCCGGCGGCATTATGGACCGCATTCTGACTGGCCATAGCTCGCGTGGTCTGGATCAGCTCAAATGGATGGATGCACGGGCTATCGCCGAAGTTGTCCGGCTCGAACACCCTCAGATCATCGCAATCGTGCTGAGCCATCTGGATTCGGATCAGGCGGCTGAAGTGCTGGCGCACCTCCAGGATCGCGTGCGCGCCGATGTTATTTTGCGCATCGCTACGCTGGACGTCGTGCAGCCCTCCGCAATCAAGGAACTGGACGAGGTTCTGGAGCGCCAGTTCAGCGGTAATTCGAGCGTCAAATCCTCGGCTGTCGGTGGTCTGAAGAGTGCCGCCAACATTCTCAATTTCATGGATTCCTCTGACGAAAGCGCCATCATTCAACTGGTTGCCGAGACGGACTCGGACCTGGCGTCTCGTATCGAGGAACTGATGTTCGTGTTCGATAATCTGGTGGAGCTGGATGACCGATCCATACAGGGTCTGCTGCGCGAAGTGGCATCGGAAACGCTGGTGGTCGCGCTGAAGGGTGCTGACGAACCGCTGCGCGAAAAGATTTTCCGCAACATCTCGAAGCGTGCTGAGGAAATGTTGCGTGACGATCTCGAAGCGAAGGGGCCGGTGCGTCTGAGCGAGGTGGAATCCGCGCAGAAGGAAATACTCGCAGTGGCGAGGCGGATGGCGGATTCCGGGGAGATTGCGCTGGGTGGCAAGGGCGGAGATGAGTATGTCTAAGCTCATCCAGGCGAAGCCGGGTGAAATGGCGAGTCTCTGGCAGGCACCGTCGATGGACCCCGCCTCTGCTCGTGAGGCGATCCAGGCGGTCGCCGATCCGCCGCTTGAAGCCGATGAAAACCTCACATTACGACCGTTGACTGCCGATCAGCTCGAACAGATTGAACAGGCTGCTCGTGATGAAGGATTTCGCCAGGGACATACCGAGGGGTTGGCCGCAGGGCAGGCAGAGATTGCTGAAAAATCCACCAGACTGGGAGCCTTGCTGCAGGCTTTGTCGCGTCCTCTTGACGATGTTGGCGAGCGGGTCGGGGATGAACTGGTCGCATTGACGGTTGCGATCGCTCGGCAATTGGTTCGCCGAGAACTCAGCGTTTCGCCTGGGGAAATCGTTGCCGTGGTGCGCGAGGCGCTGCAGGCCTTGCCTTCCTATGCGAGCGATATTCGATTGGAGTTGCATCCCGAGGACGCGCGCTTGGTACGTGAATCCATGCCACAGGGCGATGGAGAGCATGCCTGGCGCATTATCGAGGATGCTACGTTGACTCGGGGCGGTTGCCGGGTGCGTTCGGATGTCAGTCGTGTGGATGCATCGGTTGAGCATCGGTTGAGCCAGATTGCCACCAAGGTTCTAGGAGACAGCCGAAACGATTCCGATGCGGAGGTATCGTGAACCCGCTTGAGGCGCATCGGGCCGCCTGGGCTGAGAGGCTCGCACGCGCGCGTTCGCGTGCTGAGGCGGCGGAGCCGTTGACCGCTGAGGGGCGACTGACCCGGATGGTCGGTTTGACCCTGGAGGCGGTTGGCGTCGAGGTGCCAGTGGGCGGTCGCTGCGAGATACTCACTGTGCAAGGGCGTCAGGTCGAGGCAGAGGTCGTCGGTTTTTCCGGGGAAAGGGTATTTCTGATGCCGGTCGGCGATATTCGCGGGCTTACGCCAAATGCCAGAGTCAGGCCCCTGGGCACTGCGCACACGGTGGCGGTCGGGCCGGAACTCCTCGGTCGCGTACTCGACGGCATCGGCCGTCCGCTTGACGGTAAGGGAACCGTTCACGCGCCTGACAGCGTGCTGCTGACCGGGCATTCAATCAATCCACTGGCCCGCAGGCCGATCCAAGAACCCCTCAACGTAGGCATCCGATCGATCAATGCCTTGATCAGCGTCGGACGCGGGCAGCGGATGGGGCTCTTTGCGGGCAGCGGCGTGGGCAAGAGCGTTCTGCTGGGAATGATGACCCGTTACACCGAGGCCGATGTCACCGTGGTCGGCCTCATCGGCGAGCGTGGACGGGAGGTCAAGGAATTCGTGCAGCAGAGCCTGGGCGATGCTGGACTCGCGCGCGCCGTAGTCATCGCCTCTCCCGCGGACGACCCGCCCTTGATGCGTCTGCATGGTGCCTGGTATGCGACCGCGATCGCCGAGTATTTTCGTGCGCGTGGGAAA
Proteins encoded in this window:
- the fliG gene encoding flagellar motor switch protein FliG encodes the protein MSSAASVSGAQRAAILLMTLGEAQAAEILKHMGPREVQKIGSAMAELTGISRSTVSDVLHHFIEIVGDQTALGIGNDDYIRNVLVQALGEDKAGGIMDRILTGHSSRGLDQLKWMDARAIAEVVRLEHPQIIAIVLSHLDSDQAAEVLAHLQDRVRADVILRIATLDVVQPSAIKELDEVLERQFSGNSSVKSSAVGGLKSAANILNFMDSSDESAIIQLVAETDSDLASRIEELMFVFDNLVELDDRSIQGLLREVASETLVVALKGADEPLREKIFRNISKRAEEMLRDDLEAKGPVRLSEVESAQKEILAVARRMADSGEIALGGKGGDEYV
- a CDS encoding flagellar assembly protein FliH, which produces MSKLIQAKPGEMASLWQAPSMDPASAREAIQAVADPPLEADENLTLRPLTADQLEQIEQAARDEGFRQGHTEGLAAGQAEIAEKSTRLGALLQALSRPLDDVGERVGDELVALTVAIARQLVRRELSVSPGEIVAVVREALQALPSYASDIRLELHPEDARLVRESMPQGDGEHAWRIIEDATLTRGGCRVRSDVSRVDASVEHRLSQIATKVLGDSRNDSDAEVS
- the fliI gene encoding flagellar protein export ATPase FliI, with the protein product MVNPLEAHRAAWAERLARARSRAEAAEPLTAEGRLTRMVGLTLEAVGVEVPVGGRCEILTVQGRQVEAEVVGFSGERVFLMPVGDIRGLTPNARVRPLGTAHTVAVGPELLGRVLDGIGRPLDGKGTVHAPDSVLLTGHSINPLARRPIQEPLNVGIRSINALISVGRGQRMGLFAGSGVGKSVLLGMMTRYTEADVTVVGLIGERGREVKEFVQQSLGDAGLARAVVIASPADDPPLMRLHGAWYATAIAEYFRARGKKVLLLIDSLTRFAQAQREIALAIGEPPATKGYTPSVFAKLPQLVERAGTGDHGSEGSITAFYTVLTEGDDPNDPIADAARAILDGHIVLSREIAERGRYPAIDIEASVSRVMHDVVEPRHLALARRFKQLSAAYSSHRDLINVGAYQPGSDPLVDEAMVRFPAMEQFLQQSMSEGVDFARSLAELNGFFEPQVEGAPAVLRGEMPVEEDSADQGRHVDDYMTTQSLT